One Cryptococcus neoformans var. neoformans B-3501A chromosome 10, whole genome shotgun sequence DNA window includes the following coding sequences:
- a CDS encoding 60S ribosomal protein L4 (Match to ESTs gb|CF194960.1|CF194960, gb|CF193768.1|CF193768, gb|CF188760.1|CF188760; HMMPfam hit to Ribosomal_L4, Ribosomal protein L4/L1 family, score: 456.4, E(): 3.1e-134) — translation MAARPTVTVWSATGEASGSLPLPAVFTAPIRLDVVQQVHKSIAKNRRQAYAVAENAGHQTSAESWGTGRAVARIPRVGGGGTQRSGQAAFGNMCRGGRMFAPTKTWRKWHVKVNQNQRRYAVASALAASALPSLVLARGHRIEQIQEVPLVLSSSVESTEKTKAAVELLKTVAAYPDISKVSNSRKIRAGKGKMRNRRYRQRRGPLVVYAKDEGIVRAFKNVPGVETCPVESLNLLQLAPGGHVGRFIIWTESAIAALDSVYEKKSGFNLPTAKISTSDVTRLINSDEIQSVVRPAGQAVQKRPFTQKKNPLRNKAVLFRLNPYAKTLRRQELLASQRKAKGSVKKSAPGSAGKEFLEILHAA, via the exons ATGGCCGCTCGTCCCACCGTCACCGTCTGGTCTGCCACCGGCGAGGCCTCTGGctccctccccctccccgccGTCTTCACCGCCCCCATCAGGCTCGACGTCGTCCAGCAGGTCCACA AGTCTATCGCCAAGAACCGTCGACAGGCTTACGCCGTTGCTGAGAACGCCGGTCACCAGACCTCTGCCGAGTCCTGGGGTACCGGTCGTGCCGTTGCGCGTATCCCCCGtgttggcggtggtggtacCCAGCGATCCGGCCAGGCCGCGTTCGGTAACATGTGCCGAGGCGGTCGAATGTTCGCCCCTACCAAGACCTGGAGGAAGTGGCACGTCAAGGTGAACCAGAACCAGCGACGATACGCCGTTGCTTCTGCCCTCGCTGCCTCTGCTCTCCCCTCCCTTGTCCTCGCCCGAGGCCACAGGATCGAGCAGATCCAGGAGGTCCCCCTcgtcctctcttcttccgtcgAGTCCACCGAGAAGACCAAGGCTGCCGTCGAGCTCCTCAAGACTGTCGCTGCCTACCCCGACATCTCCAAGGTTTCCAACTCTAGGAAGATCAGGGCCGGTAAGGGTAAGATGAGGAACAGGAGGTACAGGCAGAGGAGGGGTCCCCTCGTCGTCTACGCCAAGGACGAGGGTATCGTCAGGGCTTTCAAGAACGTCCCCGGTGTCGAGACCTGCCCCGTCGAgtccctcaacctcctccagctcGCCCCTGGTGGCCACGTTGGTCGATTCATCATCTGGACCGAGTCTGCCATTGCTGCCCTCGACTCTGTCTACGAGAAGAAGTCTGGCTTCAA CCTCCCCACCGCCAAGATCTCTACTTCCGACGTCACCCGTCTCATCAACTCTGACGAGATCCAGTCTGTCGTCCGACCCGCCGGCCAGGCCGTCCAGAAGA GGCCCTTCacccagaagaagaacccTCTCCGAAACAAGGCTGTCCTCTTCCGACTCAACCCTTACGCCAAGACCCTCCGACGACAGGAGCTCCTCGCTTCCCAGCGAAAGGCCAAGGGTTCCGTCAAGAAGTCTGCTCCTGGCTCTGCTGGCAAGGAGTTCCTCGAGATTCTCCACGCTGCGTAG
- a CDS encoding hypothetical protein (HMMPfam hit to Ras, Ras family, score: 248.4, E(): 1.2e-71), which produces MLFKITVLGDGGVGKTAITVQFTMSSFVETYDPTIEDCYRKQWVVDEQPCLLEVLDTAGQEEYTALRDQWIREGEGFLIVYSITSRPTFERVERIVERVLRVKDESGLPLPSPSSNDPYGSNRSTPTAAGGGGGGGMWAARVPIVIVGNKKDMFHSREVSTDEGASLARRLGCEFFEASAKTNSNVEAAFKCLVKKIKSAKQGGVAVQAERIGGRKKKQKCVVL; this is translated from the exons ATGCTCTTCAAAATTACCGTCCTCGGCGACGGCGGTGTCGGCAAGACTGCCATAACAGTCCAA TTTACCATGTCTTCTTTCGTCGAG ACCTACGATCCTACAATTGAAGATTGTTACCGCAAACAGTGGGTTGTCGACGAGCAGCCTTGTTTACTAGAAGTGTTGGATACCGCTGGACAGG AGGAATACACGGCGCTGCGCGACCAATGGATTCGTGAAGGCGAAGGATTCCTCATCGTATACTCTATAACCTCTCGCCCGACGTTCGAACGCGTCGAGCGTATAGTCGAACGAGTCCTCCGCGTCAAGGACGAATCCGGTCTACCGcttccttccccctcctcgAACGACCCGTACGGCTCAAACCGCTCAACACCAACAGCCGctggcggcggcggcggcggtgggATGTGGGCTGCGCGCGTGCCGATAGTGATTGTGGGCAACAAGAAGGATATGTTCCATTCAAGAGAGGTATCAACAGACGAAGGCGCCAGTCTGGCCAGGCGGCTGGGGTGTGAATTCTTCGAGGCGAGCGCAAAGACAAATAGTAATGTGGAGGCTGCGTTCAAGTGTTTggtcaagaagatcaagtcGGCAAAACAGGGCGGGGTGGCGGTGCAGGCAGAAAGGATAggtgggaggaagaagaagcaaaagtGTGTGGTGCTCTAG
- a CDS encoding hypothetical protein (HMMPfam hit to Ammonium_transp, Ammonium Transporter Family, score: 492.1, E(): 5.4e-145): MVNVTYTDSSSDMIYTADDGTQYLYNLGDMSFVIAAMALVWIMVPGVGLFYSGLLRRKNALSMIFLSMAGVAVGSFQWFFWGYSLAFSDTGSKYIGDLRYFGLKGVLAEPSAGSDRIPALLFCVYQCMFCLITGVLAIGGFAERSRIGPVMVFLFCWLTLVYCPLACWTWNPNGWSFVMGGLDFAGGTPVHISSGTASLAIALYLGKRRGYGTERLAYKPHNTAFVVIGTVFLWFGWFGFNGGSALSANLRAVQACIVTNLSASVGGLVWMFLDYRLERKWSAVGFCSGAISGLVGITPAAGYVGSPAALAIGAITAIACNFATKLKFLIGVDETLDVFASHGIGGMVGCFLTGLFAQGSVAGFDGITDIPGGWVSHYWIQAGYQMADLTAGFAYTFVMTTIICWLLHFIPGLRLRASEEAEIIGIDDAYLGEFAYDYVGTDPELRLHRIDSKPQFTSGDVIAEVSASNGHESSTTEKVDPHATGNAAAGGGRVDV; this comes from the exons ATGGTCAACGTGACCTATACAGACTCGTCTTCGGACATGATTTACACTGCCGACGATGGCACTCAGTATCTTTACAATCTCGGTGACATGTCTTTCG TCATCGCCGCCATGGCCCTCGTCTGGATCATGGTTCCCGGTGTCGGTCTCTTTTACTCTGGCCTGTTAAGACGGAAGAATGCATTATCAATGATCTTCCTGTCTATGGCTGGTGTTGCCGTCGGGTCTTTCCAGTGGTTCTTCTGGG GTTACTCACTTGCTTTTTCTGATACTGGTTCCAA ATACATTGGCGACTTGCGATACTTTGGTCTGAAGGGAGTTCTCGCAGAGCCTTCTGCCGGTTCTGACCGAATCcctgctcttctcttctgtgTCTACCAATGCATGTTCTGC CTTATCACTGGTGTCCTCGCCATTGGTGGTTTCGCTGAACGGTCTCGTATCGGTCCCGTTAtggtcttcctcttctgctggCTCACCCTCGTCTACTGCCCTCTCGCTTGCTGGACATGGAACCCCAACGGCTGGTCTTTTGTCATGGGCGGTCTCGACTTTGCTGGTGGGACCCCCGTTCACATCTCTTCTGGTACTGCCTCTCTGGCTATCGCCTTGTACCTCGGCAAGCGTCGAGGCTACGGCACTGAACGACTCGCCTACAAGCCCCACAACACTGCTTTCGTTGTTATCGGCACCGTTTTCCTCTGGTTCGGTTGGTTCGGCTTCAATGGTGGTTCCGCTCTTTCTGCCAACTTGAGGGCTGTTCAGGCTTGTATCGTCACCAACCTTTCTGCCTCTGTCGGTGGTTTGGTCTGGATGTTCTTGGACTACAGGCTTGAACGCAAATGGTCCGCTGTTGGCTTCTGCTCCGGTGCTATTTCTGGTTTGGTCGGTATCACCCCTGCTGCTGGCTACGTCGGTTCCCCAGCTGCTCTTGCCATCGGTGCGATTACCGCCATCGCCTGTAACTTTGCCACCAAGCTCAAGTTTCTCATTGGCGTTGATGAGACTCTCGATGTCTTTGCTTCTCACGGGATTGGCGGCATGGTCGGTTGCTTCCTTACCGGTCTCTTCGCCCAAGGTTCTGTGGCCGGCTTTGACGGTATCACCGATATCCCCGGTGGCTGGGTCAGCCATTACTGGATACAGGCTGGTTACCAGATGGCCGATTTGACCGCTGGTTTCGCTTACACCTTTGTCATGaccaccatcatctgctGGTTACTTCACTTCATCCCTGgattgaggttgagggCTAGCGAAGAGGCCGAAATCATCGGTATTGACGATGCTTACCTCGGCGAATTTGCTTACGACTATG TTGGCACAGATCCCGAGCTCCGTCTTCACAGAATTGACTCCAAGCCCCAATTCACTTCAGGGGACGTTATTGCTGAAGTTTCTGCCAGCAACGGGCATGAGTCTAGCACCACCGAAAAGGTTGACCCTCACGCGACGGGTAACGCCGCTGCAGGTGGTGGACGTGTCGATGTTTAA
- a CDS encoding hypothetical protein (Match to ESTs gb|CF188102.1|CF188102, gb|CF193143.1|CF193143, gb|CF192781.1|CF192781; HMMPfam hit to 4HBT, Thioesterase superfamily, score: 51.5, E(): 2.3e-12), with protein MPFRTFIPGLSLRLRPQVRLQSPRSTKSYTTVEAHIPHGHAHHAHRAQRVPYKKPSALRKWGVRFALAIAFPTTYILGAAFPPQLVLLIFPRFSPPPPHKDSARGKAHTNDVEGCMQGLQLVEMMRKEIQGGAEWYETRPYDKYDPQKVHNSLTAGTLRGPGKLAIPPILFAKKDESEAIAIIHLGRALCGHDGIVHGGLLATVMDETLGRNALLNLPSRIGVTANLNINYRSPCMADQFVVVRTKVVELKGRKCVAEAKMETLSGETVADAKALFIEPKWAQFLASSGVTEAMGRPIPQPENAPGLMDGQVEKIV; from the exons ATGCCCTTCAGAACTTTCATCCCAGGCCTCTCCCTTCGCCTTCGTCCACAGGTCAGGCTGCAATCGCCCCGTTCAACGAAGAGCTATACCACAGTTGAAGCCCACATCCCCCACGGCCATGCTCACCATGCTCATCGTGCTCAGCGAGTCCCATATAAGAAGCCCTCCGCGCTGAGAAAGTGGGGTGTCCGCTTTG CCCTGGCCATTGCCTTTCCAACTACATACATCCTCGGAGCTGCGTTTCCCCCGCAGCTAGTGCTCTTGATCTTCCCCCGCTTCTCGCCCCCGCCTCCGCACAAGGACAGTGCGAGGGGCAAGGCGCACACGAATGACGTGGAAGGGTGCATGCAGGGGCTCCAGCTGGTGGAAATGATGCGAAAGGAGATCCAGGGAGGCGCAGAATGGTACGAAACTA GACCTTATGACAAGTACGATCCTCAGAAGGTGCACAACTCGCTCACTGCCGGCACCCTCCGTGGTCCCGGTAAACTCGCAATCCCTCCTATTCTTTTtgccaagaaggatgaatCAGAAGCAATCG ccatcatccatcttggTAGAGCACTCTGCGGCCACGACGGTATCGTACACGGTGGTCTTCTCGCTACTGTGATGGATGAGACGCTTGGCCGCAACgccctcctcaaccttccgTCCCGTATCGGTGTCACTGCAAACTTGAACATCAACTATCGTTCCCCTTGTATGGCTGATCAATTTGTTGTCGTGAGGACCAAGGTGGTCGAattgaagggaaggaaatgtGTCGCCGAAGCCAAGATGGAAACACTGAGCGGGGAGACTGTGGCTGACGCCAA GGCGCTCTTCATTGAGCCCAAATGGGCCCAGTTCCTTGCTTCCTCTGGAGTCACCGAAGCGATGGGGCGACCAATCCCTCAGCCTGAAAATGCTCCTGGACTGATGGATGGCCAagttgagaagattgtGTAA
- a CDS encoding hypothetical protein (HMMPfam hit to Pkinase, Protein kinase domain, score: 279.1, E(): 6.8e-81): MSHHPQLSVSTGSAGAGPSTPTLPRRPQGARRRGVMPGLFIANPDNSDEENSPPKAGSQRSSSGVSPISVSSSSGRGGPSSVSIPQPASPSHSIKERGSLPYPSIPAPQSSPLPSISAFPSPQPLIPTPSPAPIAYGHTPEISSGPPQPPPQPQRHLQRAFTTATPENAPRLLPEPRSSSTGTTSFHQQVNNSPSRALPSLPSPITRQSTMPSPVSQSPSTSHGQPYSAPPAYHPHDPTRVASPDDVMSPATGSEHGSIMSAGIGHRNRSASVQGQQVRLQVTTDNEAFHLVDITGINTAEGIREKVFSKLRIRDEDYPTLSMYRTEIGEPADETPILPAALLNICRTLGDSRASLKFLVKQTDVPPSSAASVIPPVSQTDYHPFRAASDPRRAGVPPITTDLPNPVLYRVSSRHSKEGKDWSGPGLSRSTRKSVLQNAGVRLSTSTGGSRSPVTEHSASLGTSSPALPTPPIPPHSTSLQAGEPSIHSSPSSRPSSRHYEFNELSLPPQFDHFKPSNAISVFPRPGTPISDSYQNENAFAGPSRPVMNQEQGSQGLGLTLDDDIDPETRALIEQFQREEQEAQKKEEERRRQLEADEELAKREQQSERELWEMMQQMQKEQRQREQAQIAEDEARARQVEEEQRQEEEQRQALEAARTAWEAEQREQRDQREQREQQESRFHTFEKDRRQRQQFFQNRARMGAPLDDSATWESTWMVGPSAEGSLSSRRPSEGRMPMVQTSAPRTSQTQSPALPPRQSSQPIYQPSQSQYLPDFAYSHRRPSGFPNTSYAETSHAQERLHDPRLQQATGRAPAPGQRGGTSNTPRPESQRLRHPFSYAAHEPSNERLQAPALSTARSVDNLRMTNGPLGMTSRQSQVYGPPRTSITPAPGFAEHRNIQPASATATSYRSPSSDRARDGRYPEPLHSSSRVATPMAPAIIDTGLVPFPSPHPNSAASSNSWRGHTPQFNSLPRSARGPTFDITRPNTVHYDRSPPPPTSPETAIPPRRPSTYYDEFHPPDTARTIVEDGATIRRPSSPFPWGDRARSGNASTPYRTASPVPVDQPRTSETNTFDDTDSQLPYAHNASPQSSWLSVSRAGAHRSDSDTLSVAGTVSSEATVRPGKGMGEDNDTNSGDTAKAGQWDRHLKEMIAKMGPGGGEGTVRPRKEEEEDEATLFITPPVRAPETSSSRTNAIRPSPSKPNLIVNTASLSQQAYDQVNPVLSASTPSDSATESEGTGEGDGEIEGSNIKRGKSFARPRDPNQWNFRPEPEQLYENLDRVFPQIDLDRPIVQGAESTPSTPGIESPSRVEIIGGLPLPAGAAPGRQGGPQAGSGPLGRAPQATGPSSAPTGAFNRSKFNKAENRRSIRVVADHKRRTLQRQVSRHEDLPPEYDVGAEEVNSAMDDQVVDPRSEEQRKKDNRRSSSMWDHKLVEVTRFARAQANREADIPESPASDGKPGTVNWVKGELIGKGSYGRVYIALNVTTGDMMAVKQVELPATEIERHDSRQQGMVKALRDEIELLKGLEHKNIVAYLGYETSPEYLSIFLEYVPGGTIASIYRTPNQARFEPQLVRFFTEQILEGLAYLHSKNIWHRDLKGDNILVDAQGICKISDFGISKQTADAYDSFGQATNMKGSVFWMAPEVIHSYSERSYSGKVDIWSLGCVVLEMWSGKRPWGDMEQFAAMFELFNKRSRPPLPPDINLSSVALDFLNEKCLATDPRNRPMARDLLQHEFIKNRDLTWTFKDSKIGKAVAKRGAKRPQA, translated from the exons ATGTCTCATCACCCGCAGCTCTCAGTTTCGACTGGGTCTGCCGGTGCTGGGCCATCCACTCCGACGCTCCCTCGTCGTCCTCAAGGTGCGCGTCGGCGCGGTGTTATGCCTGGACTATTCATCGCAAACCCTGACAActctgatgaggaaaacTCTCCGCCCAAAGCTGGGAGTCAGAGATCATCGTCAGGAGTATCACCTATCAGTGTCTCATCGAGCTCCGGCAGAGGTGGTCCAAGTTCAGTATCCATTCCTCAGCCAGCATCGCCATCGCATAGTATCAAAGAACGAGGGAGCTTGCCTTATCCTTCAATTCCTGCACCTCAATCTTCCCCTTTACCTTCTATATCGGCATTCCCAAGTCCACAGCCGTTGATACCGACGCCATCGCCTGCGCCAATAGCATATGGTCACACCCCAGAAATATCGTCAGGACCACCACAGCCGCCCCCTCAACCGCAGCGGCATCTTCAACGGGCGTTTACAACAGCAACTCCGGAAAATGCACCTCGACTCCTCCCAGAACCTCGTTCTTCAAGCACAGGTACAACGTCATTCCATCAACAGGTTAACAACTCTCCATCGCGTGCTCTTCCCTCATTACCATCACCCATCACGCGGCAGTCTACCATGCCTTCTCCTGTATCCCAATCCCCATCAACCTCGCATGGACAACCATAttctgctcctcctgcGTATCATCCCCATGATCCAACAAGAGTGGCAAGCCCTGACGATGTGATGAGCCCTGCCACTGGCAGCGAACATGGGAGTATCATGAGTGCGGGAATAGGGCATAGAAATCGGTCGGCTTCAGTGCAGGGGCAACAGGTCAGACTGCAAGTGACGACTGATAACGAGGCGTTTCATCTGGTAGATATCACAGGAATAAATACTGCTGAAGGTATACGTGAAAAAGTATTCTCGAAA CTGCGTATCCGAGATGAAGATTACCCAACTCTGTCGATGTATCGTACTGAAATTGGAGAACCGGCAGATGAAACACCTATATTACCTGCTGCTCTTCTTAACATTTGCCGCACCCTAGGAGACTCTCGAGCTAGCCTCAAATTCCTAGTCAAGCAAACCGATGTTCCACCATCATCCGCCGCATCTGTCATTCCACCCGTCTCTCAGACCGATTATCATCCTTTTCGCGCCGCATCGGATCCCCGACGTGCAGGGGTTCCCCCAATAACGACGGATTTGCCTAATCCAGTGCTTTACCGTGTCTCAAGTCGTCACtcaaaagaaggga AGGACTGGTCAGGGCCCGGCTTGTCAAGGAGCACAAGGAAATCTGTCTTACAGAATGCGGGTGTGCGACTATCGACTTCAACGGGTGGATCGAGATCACCGGTTACAGAACACTCGGCTTCTTTGGGCACGAGCTCTCCAGCTTTGCCCACACCACCTATACCTCCTCATTCCACCTCATTACAGGCTGGCGAGCCTTCCATTCATTCTTCCCCGTCTAGTCGACCGTCTAGCAGACATTACGAGTTTAATGAACTTTCTTTGCCTCCGCAATTCGATCACTTTAAGCCTTCTAATGCTATATCTGTCTTTCCTCGTCCTGGAACGCCAATCAGTGACTCATATCAAAACGAAAACGCATTTGCCGGTCCTAGTCGTCCAGTAATGAATCAAGAGCAAGGTAGCCAAGGACTCGGACTtactttggatgatgacatTGACCCAGAGACTCGCGCTTTGATAGAGCAATTCCAAAGGGAGGAACAGGAGGcgcaaaagaaggaggaagagaggagaaggcagctcgaagcagatgaagagttGGCAAAGAGAGAGCAGCAGAGCGAAAGAGAACTGTGGGAGATGATGCAGCAAATGCAAAAGGAGCAAAGGCAGAGAGAACAAGCACAAATCGCCGAAGATGAAGCCAGAGCT AGGCAGGTAGAGGAGGAAcagagacaagaagaagagcagagaCAAGCGCTAGAAGCAGCCCGTACGGCATGGGAGGCGGAGCAGCGGGAACAAAGGGATCAACGAGAGCAGCGAGAGCAACAGGAAAGTCGGTTTCATACATTTGAGAAAGATAGGCGGCAAAGACAGCAGTTCTTTCAGAACAGAGCTAGGATGGGGGCTCCTTTGGATGACTCCGCGACATGGGAGTCTACTTGGATGGTCGGCCCTTCAGCTGAAGGGTCTCTCTCGTCAAGAAGGCCCTCAGAGGGACGAATGCCCATGGTGCAGACATCGGCGCCAAGGACCAGTCAGACTCAGTCGCCAGCGCTACCGCCACGGCAAAGCAGTCAGCCTATCTACCAGCCATCGCAGTCCCAGTATCTGCCGGATTTCGCCTACTCTCACCGCCGACCATCTGGATTTCCCAATACTTCTTACGCTGAAACATCGCATGCTCAAGAGCGACTACATGATCCCCGCTTACAACAGGCAACGGGACGTGCACCAGCTCCGGGGCAGCGCGGAGGGACATCCAATACCCCTCGCCCGGAATCTCAGCGACTTCGCCATCCTTTCAGCTACGCTGCTCATGAACCAAGTAATGAGCGTCTTCAAGCTCCTGCACTGTCCACCGCTAGATCTGTGGATAATTTGAGGATGACCAACGGGCCACTTGGTATGACTTCACGTCAAAGTCAGGTTTACGGGCCTCCCAGAACATCAATCACCCCTGCTCCAGGATTCGCAGAGCACCGCAATATTCAACCTGCATCCGCTACCGCAACATCGTATCGGAGTCCATCATCGGACAGAGCCAGAGATGGAAGGTATCCGGAACCCTTGCATTCTTCGTCTAGGGTGGCGACACCCATGGCACCAGCCATAATTGATACAGGTCTTGTACCATTCCCGTCACCGCATCCGAACAGCGCGGCATCTTCGAATTCATGGCGGGGCCACACACCGCAGTTTAATTCTCTACCAAGATCAGCTCGTGGTCCAACATTCGATATCACACGACCCAATACTGTCCATTACGACCgctctccgcctcctcccacCTCGCCTGAAACAGCAATTCCCCCTCGCCGACCTTCTACGTATTACGACGAATTTCACCCTCCAGACACTGCCCGCACTATCGTCGAAGATGGTGCAACTATTCGTCGACCGTCATCTCCATTCCCTTGGGGTGATCGAGCTAGAAGCGGTAATGCATCAACTCCATACCGTACCGCATCACCTGTCCCAGTCGATCAACCCAGGACCAGTGAGACAAATACATTTGACGACACCGACTCACAGTTGCCCTATGCTCATAACGCAAGCCCTCAATCCTCCTGGTTGTCAGTTTCGAGGGCTGGTGCTCATCGGAGCGACTCTGATACTTTGTCAGTAGCCGGCACAGTCAGCAGCGAGGCGACAGTTCGGCCAGGAAAGGGCATGGGTGAAGACAACGACACAAATTCGGGAGACACGGCTAAGGCTGGGCAATGGGACAGACAtctgaaggagatgattgcGAAAATGGGACCaggaggcggagaaggGACGGTGAGaccaaggaaggaggaagaagaagatgaagcaaCGCTGTTTATCACGCCGCCTGTCCGGGCACCAGAAACGTCCTCATCTCGCACAAACGCGATACGTCCATCACCTTCGAAACCTAATCTCATCGTCAACACTGCTTCTTTGAGTCAGCAGGCATATGATCAAGTCAACCCTGTACTTTCGGCCAGCACGCCATCAGATAGCGCAACGGAGTCTGAAGGCACAGGtgaaggtgatggtgaaATTGAGGGGTCCAACATTAAGCGCGGCAAATCTTTTGCCCGCCCCAGAGACCCCAATCAATGGAACTTCCGTCCGGAGCCCGAGCAACTGTATGAAAATCTCGACAGGGTTTTCCCGCAGATTGATTTGGATAGACCCATTGTGCAAGGAGCTGAGTCGACACCGTCAACACCCGGGATTGAGTCGCCGAGTCGAGTGGAGATCATTGGCGGGCTGCCGTTGCCCGCAGGTGCAGCACCTGGTAGACAAGGTGGCCCCCAGGCTGGGTCAGGACCTTTAGGTAGGGCCCCTCAAGCAACAGGGCCTTCTTCGGCACCTACTGGAGCGTTCAATAGATCAAAATTCAACAAAGCGGAGAATCGCCGGTCGATCCGAGTTGTTGCCGATCACAAACGCCGCACCCTTCAACGTCAGGTATCCCGACACGAAGACCTTCCACCAGAATACGACGTCGGTGCTGAAGAGGTCAACTCTGCCATGGATGATCAGGTTGTGGACCCCAGAAGTGAGgagcagagaaagaaggacaaCAGGCGAAGCTCGAGCATGTGGGATCATAAGCTGGTGGAAGTTACGAGATTCGCGCGAGCTCAGGCCAACCGCGAAGCTGATATCCCTGAGTCACCTGCCTCTGATGGCAAGCCTGGCACTGTAAACTGGGTTAAGGGCGAGCTTATCGGGAAAGGCTCTTATGGTAGGGTGTATATCGCGCTCAATGTCACAACGGGAGATATGATGGCGGTCAAACAGGTCGAATTGCCGGCCACAGAAATTGAAAGGCATGACTCAAGGCAGCAAGGGATGGTCAAAGCGTTGAGGGATGAGATCGAATTGCTGAAGGGTTTAGAGCATAAGAACATTGTGGCGTATCTGG GATACGAGACAAGCCCCGAGTATTTGTCCAT TTTCCTTGAATATGTTCCCGGTGGTACTATTGCCTCGATTTACCGCACCCCTAACCAAGCCCGTTTCGAGCCTCAGCTCGTCAGATTCTTCACTGAACAGATTCTAGAAGGGTTAGCTTACTTGCATTCGAAGAATATTTGGCATCGA GATCTCAAAGGTGATAACATCTTGGTGGATGCACAGGGCATATGTAAGATTTCAGATTTTGGTATTTCTAAACAGACAG CCGATGCCTATGACTCCTTTGGTCAAGCTACCAACATGAAAGGCTCCGTCTTTTGGATGGCACCTGAGGTTATTCACTCTTATTCCGAACGCTCATACTCCGGAAAGGTTGATATCTGGAGTTTGGGATGTGTTGTCCTTGAGATGTGGTCTGGAAAGAGGCCTTGGGGTGACATGGAGCAATTTGCTGCGATGTTTGAG CTCTTCAACAAACGATCTAGGCCTCCCCTTCCGCCTGATATTAATCTTTCTTCTGTTGCTCTCGATTTCCTCAACGAAAAGTGTCTTGCTACAGACCCTCGCAATCGCCCCATGGCGCgcgaccttcttcaacatgAATTCATAAAAAATAGGGACCTGACTTGGACTTTCAAGGACAGCAAAATTGGGAAAGCTGTCGCGAAGAGGGGAGCGAAACGACCCCAGGCATGA